One window of Methanofastidiosum sp. genomic DNA carries:
- a CDS encoding PAS domain S-box protein: MDNKFSIPRDGINLEDYFSIFENINEAICINAKDGTIFFVNNSTLDLFGYPRDEILGMNIIKLYANPDDRPNIVNVLEKQGFLKDFPVKLKKKNGEIIDCEFNTKIIEDTKDNKIFYGFIRNITERKKIEDKLKESEEKYRTLFENASDPIFLLQNGFFIDCNSKTSNILGYRKEEIIGKTPYDISPPIQPDGKRSKTKAKEKIEAALEGIPQFFEWRHIKSDGSFVDTEVSLNVINLYKGKYLQAIVRDVTERKKVNEIILENEEKFRSIFEATADIITYVDNHGTIIDTNSKVKDILGYERGEIVGKNFRDLKLIDIEQLPNLIKLFIKTIRSGKASEKTELTLRNKDGDKVYFEVATQFINKNKKITGAVSIFRDISERKRIKEALEKEKDNLYSLMNELPGYVCVYSPDLSILFANNFLKERFGKIEGKKCQEIFHGFKDCSEEPCNCCPVIRIFETGVPEKCERKQKDGKIYDIYDYPYTDSDGNKLVMEFGIDINEKKLAENKIIELNDTLRLLNKILRHDTLNNLMVISANIEMIKTEDKDKITKAFEYIQKSAKLINRMKELESLVSTGFELKSYDVKNILIEISKNYSDIKIKVCGNCIVLADEAISSVFDNIIRNAVIHGNSNRIDIKIRKVKDYCEIVFVDYGIGIPSEIKSKIFDEGISYGKNKGAGLGLYIVKKTLERYGAKIEVEENLPKGSAFILRFIRGE, encoded by the coding sequence ATGGATAATAAATTTAGTATTCCAAGAGATGGGATTAATTTAGAGGATTATTTTTCTATTTTTGAAAATATTAACGAAGCAATATGTATCAATGCAAAAGATGGAACAATATTTTTTGTTAATAATTCGACATTAGATTTGTTTGGGTATCCAAGAGATGAAATACTCGGCATGAATATAATTAAACTATATGCTAATCCAGACGATAGGCCAAATATAGTAAATGTTCTAGAAAAACAAGGATTTTTAAAAGACTTTCCCGTAAAATTAAAAAAGAAAAATGGGGAAATTATTGACTGTGAATTTAATACCAAGATAATAGAAGATACTAAAGATAATAAAATATTTTATGGATTTATTAGAAATATAACAGAAAGGAAAAAAATAGAAGATAAACTAAAAGAAAGTGAAGAGAAATATAGAACTCTTTTTGAAAATGCAAGTGATCCTATTTTTCTTCTTCAGAATGGATTTTTCATTGATTGCAATTCTAAAACTTCAAATATTTTAGGTTATAGGAAAGAAGAAATAATTGGAAAAACGCCTTATGATATTTCTCCACCAATACAACCTGACGGCAAGAGATCAAAAACAAAAGCTAAAGAAAAAATTGAAGCTGCATTGGAAGGCATTCCACAATTTTTTGAATGGAGACATATAAAATCAGATGGGTCTTTTGTTGACACAGAAGTTAGTCTTAATGTAATTAACTTATACAAAGGAAAGTATTTACAGGCAATAGTGAGAGATGTCACCGAAAGGAAAAAGGTCAACGAAATAATTTTGGAAAATGAAGAAAAATTTAGATCAATTTTTGAAGCTACAGCAGATATAATAACCTATGTAGACAATCATGGTACTATAATCGACACGAATTCTAAAGTTAAGGATATCCTTGGGTATGAGAGGGGGGAAATTGTCGGAAAAAACTTTAGAGATTTGAAGTTAATAGATATTGAACAATTACCTAATTTAATTAAACTTTTTATTAAAACAATCCGTAGTGGGAAAGCATCAGAAAAAACAGAACTTACTTTGAGAAACAAGGATGGTGACAAAGTATACTTTGAAGTTGCAACTCAATTTATAAATAAGAATAAAAAAATAACTGGTGCAGTTTCTATTTTTAGAGATATCTCTGAAAGAAAGAGAATAAAAGAGGCTTTAGAAAAAGAAAAAGACAATCTTTATTCGCTAATGAATGAACTTCCAGGATACGTATGTGTTTATTCTCCAGATTTATCAATATTATTTGCTAATAATTTCTTAAAAGAGAGGTTTGGGAAAATAGAAGGAAAAAAATGCCAAGAAATTTTTCATGGATTTAAAGATTGCTCCGAAGAACCGTGTAATTGTTGTCCTGTGATTAGAATATTTGAAACAGGAGTTCCAGAAAAATGTGAAAGAAAACAAAAAGATGGAAAAATATATGATATTTATGATTATCCTTATACAGATTCAGATGGTAACAAACTTGTAATGGAATTTGGAATCGATATAAATGAAAAAAAATTGGCTGAAAATAAAATTATTGAATTAAATGATACTTTAAGATTACTGAATAAAATTCTAAGACATGATACTCTCAATAATCTAATGGTAATAAGTGCCAATATTGAGATGATAAAAACAGAAGACAAAGATAAAATTACCAAAGCTTTTGAATATATCCAAAAAAGTGCAAAATTAATCAATAGAATGAAGGAACTTGAATCCTTAGTTTCAACTGGGTTTGAATTAAAAAGCTATGATGTTAAAAATATATTAATCGAGATTTCAAAAAATTATTCTGATATTAAAATTAAAGTATGTGGAAATTGTATAGTTTTGGCTGATGAAGCGATTAGTTCTGTTTTTGATAATATAATTAGAAACGCTGTTATACATGGTAATTCCAATAGAATTGACATTAAAATAAGAAAGGTCAAAGATTATTGTGAAATTGTGTTTGTTGATTATGGTATTGGCATTCCCTCAGAAATAAAGAGTAAAATCTTTGATGAAGGGATATCTTATGGTAAAAATAAAGGAGCTGGATTGGGATTGTATATTGTGAAAAAAACTCTTGAAAGATATGGTGCAAAAATAGAAGTTGAAGAAAATTTGCCAAAAGGTTCAGCTTTCATTCTGAGGTTTATAAGGGGCGAATAA
- a CDS encoding CDP-alcohol phosphatidyltransferase family protein translates to MPASVINDFKSIPNMITSIRFVLAPFLLYFASSKELFLFTIFFYICSISDYIDGPIARRFNLTSELGSFLDNLADELLLLSGLAFMYLLKPEIMLDNLAIFIVFLTIYAIERILFYGVHKGKPRLHLYSGKTFARAYYLFLPVMFFVNNYGPFLYLILSLGAVTLIEQSAIYLKYKEVDTEMKSIINPKYNPLSYIYKLPF, encoded by the coding sequence ATGCCAGCTTCTGTTATTAACGATTTTAAATCTATACCTAATATGATTACTTCGATAAGGTTTGTTTTAGCTCCATTTTTACTTTACTTCGCGTCTTCAAAAGAATTATTTTTGTTTACAATATTTTTTTACATATGTTCAATTTCAGATTATATAGACGGGCCAATAGCAAGAAGATTTAATCTGACTTCAGAGCTTGGTTCCTTTCTTGATAATCTAGCTGATGAACTATTGCTTTTATCAGGACTTGCATTTATGTATTTATTAAAACCTGAAATAATGCTCGATAATTTAGCGATATTTATAGTATTTTTGACCATATATGCCATCGAAAGAATACTTTTTTATGGGGTACATAAAGGAAAGCCAAGGTTACACTTATATTCGGGAAAGACTTTTGCTAGGGCTTATTATTTATTCCTTCCTGTAATGTTTTTCGTTAATAACTATGGGCCATTTTTGTATCTGATCCTTTCATTGGGTGCCGTCACATTAATTGAACAATCAGCCATTTATTTAAAATACAAAGAAGTAGATACCGAAATGAAATCAATTATTAATCCAAAATACAATCCACTTAGTTATATTTACAAATTACCTTTTTAG
- a CDS encoding CDP-archaeol synthase — translation MIQIYIENISSYALSCIWFILPAYVGNMAPVFAKRLFKDRFSTPIDFDRNFRNIPIAGKNKTYRGLFAAIFLSTIIVLIQKIVYFEPFINSISLIDYSKINWPLWGLLMGSGAMFGDFIKSIVKRRIGKKPGESWKPLDQVDFLGGALFLCSPLYLPSLDIILGIFVLLPILKISLDRIGYHLKIHDSKW, via the coding sequence ATGATTCAAATATACATCGAAAATATCTCCTCATATGCCCTCTCTTGTATATGGTTTATTTTGCCAGCCTACGTGGGCAACATGGCCCCAGTATTTGCAAAAAGATTATTCAAAGATAGATTTTCTACGCCTATAGACTTTGATAGGAACTTTAGGAATATCCCCATTGCAGGAAAAAATAAAACATATCGCGGATTATTTGCTGCGATTTTTCTTTCAACAATAATAGTTCTTATTCAAAAAATTGTTTATTTTGAACCATTTATAAATAGCATTTCTCTAATAGATTACTCAAAAATTAACTGGCCCTTATGGGGATTACTAATGGGCAGTGGTGCAATGTTTGGCGATTTCATTAAAAGTATTGTAAAAAGAAGAATTGGCAAAAAACCTGGTGAATCCTGGAAACCTCTCGATCAGGTAGATTTTTTAGGCGGTGCATTATTTTTATGTTCACCTCTTTATTTGCCATCTTTAGATATAATCTTAGGGATATTTGTGTTGCTCCCTATATTGAAGATATCTCTTGATCGAATAGGATATCACCTTAAAATACACGATTCAAAATGGTAA
- a CDS encoding class I SAM-dependent methyltransferase: protein MKIDYNENYYFNEFKSLGTDYNDLEEIKIYDERMSKLRDIQKEIENTLNQIDLKKEDIIIEIGCGTGEFSIEAAKKCKKVIAIDVSNNMLQYAKNKAINRRINNISFINSGFLSYKHKDEPVDIVVSSIALHHLPDFWKLIALRNISSMLKTKGKFYLHDVVFSFDIDNFEDAIEKWTNQTNDSKMKKSMLNHISQEFSTMDWVMEELLQKAGFNIEYKEYKSDFFATYLCIKI, encoded by the coding sequence ATGAAAATAGATTACAATGAAAATTATTATTTTAATGAATTCAAAAGTCTTGGTACAGACTATAACGATCTTGAAGAAATTAAGATATATGATGAAAGAATGAGTAAATTAAGGGATATACAAAAAGAAATTGAAAACACACTTAATCAAATTGACCTCAAAAAAGAAGATATAATCATTGAAATAGGTTGTGGAACGGGCGAATTTTCCATAGAAGCAGCAAAAAAGTGTAAAAAAGTTATTGCAATCGATGTATCTAATAATATGCTTCAATATGCAAAAAATAAGGCCATCAATCGGAGGATAAATAATATTTCTTTTATCAATTCAGGATTTTTATCATATAAACATAAAGATGAACCTGTAGATATAGTCGTTTCAAGTATAGCTTTACACCATTTGCCCGATTTCTGGAAATTAATCGCCTTAAGAAATATTAGTTCTATGCTTAAAACTAAAGGTAAATTTTATCTTCATGATGTCGTTTTTTCATTTGATATTGATAATTTTGAAGACGCTATTGAAAAATGGACTAATCAAACAAACGATAGTAAAATGAAAAAGAGCATGTTAAATCACATAAGTCAAGAGTTTTCTACAATGGACTGGGTAATGGAAGAATTACTCCAAAAAGCAGGATTTAATATCGAATATAAAGAGTATAAGAGTGATTTTTTCGCCACATATTTATGCATTAAAATCTAA
- a CDS encoding 4Fe-4S binding protein, with amino-acid sequence MRKIVKVDNEKCNGCGICSVICPLKVVSLESGKAVIDEESCDGLGGCVRRCPQKAMSVVEVN; translated from the coding sequence ATGAGAAAAATAGTAAAAGTTGATAACGAAAAATGTAATGGATGCGGGATCTGCTCAGTCATATGTCCTTTGAAAGTCGTGTCTCTTGAATCTGGTAAGGCTGTAATAGATGAAGAATCATGTGACGGCCTTGGAGGATGCGTTAGGAGATGCCCTCAAAAGGCAATGAGCGTAGTGGAAGTTAATTAA
- a CDS encoding M20/M25/M40 family metallo-hydrolase has translation MIQKDAYKTQSSTISLHNIPSDEIKKLTNELKDSSFKFCRKLIRTPSISGNEKAVADLYLEEMKKLEYDEYFRDEWGNVVGLIRGTEDGPTIMYNSHLDHVDPGDLSEWMGYDPYGAEIDFVEVENQDCNEKETAQVIHGRAASDVKGGGATQIYAGALLLKLRKLGYKFKGNFMFTGVVLEEPAEMLGMIKLIDETLPKRGLSYDGVVSSEATALKLYLGHRGRVEIKITVHGRTSHGSAPWLGINAVNKASKLIERVESDLAPCFPKDKNLGSSSIALTIIDCTPGALCIVPDRCHVIYDRRFIPGETPESCLKEIQDLVDRLSKEDPEFKATVEISTQTRTSYTGKSAKVPNMKEAWKIDKGHPFVYAASTALKCVGQPVKYGYWDFGTDLSKICGTDKKPAIGYSPMQEQYCHRPIDKVRIDYMEKSIAGNAAIFLSLVELPKESFRL, from the coding sequence ATGATTCAAAAGGATGCATATAAAACACAATCAAGCACTATATCTTTACACAATATACCTTCAGATGAAATAAAAAAATTGACAAACGAACTAAAAGATTCCTCATTTAAATTCTGTCGTAAGTTAATCAGAACTCCTTCAATATCCGGAAATGAAAAAGCTGTTGCAGATTTATACTTAGAAGAAATGAAAAAATTAGAATATGACGAATATTTTAGAGATGAATGGGGGAATGTAGTAGGTCTGATAAGAGGAACAGAAGATGGGCCTACAATAATGTATAATTCTCATTTAGATCATGTAGATCCAGGAGATTTATCAGAATGGATGGGATATGACCCATACGGTGCAGAAATTGACTTTGTAGAAGTAGAAAATCAAGATTGCAATGAAAAAGAAACTGCCCAAGTCATTCACGGTAGAGCTGCATCTGATGTTAAAGGAGGTGGAGCGACTCAGATTTATGCAGGTGCATTACTATTGAAATTAAGAAAACTTGGTTACAAATTCAAAGGTAATTTCATGTTTACTGGGGTAGTTTTAGAAGAGCCTGCAGAGATGCTTGGTATGATAAAGTTAATAGATGAAACTCTACCTAAGCGTGGATTATCTTATGATGGTGTCGTATCCTCAGAAGCAACTGCTTTGAAACTGTATCTTGGTCACAGGGGTAGAGTCGAAATAAAAATTACTGTTCATGGAAGAACTTCTCACGGCAGTGCACCATGGCTAGGGATTAACGCAGTTAACAAGGCCAGTAAATTAATTGAAAGAGTTGAATCGGATCTTGCACCATGTTTCCCTAAAGATAAGAATTTGGGAAGTTCTAGTATTGCACTTACCATAATTGATTGTACTCCCGGTGCTTTATGCATAGTTCCAGATAGGTGCCATGTAATATATGATAGGAGATTCATACCTGGGGAAACTCCTGAAAGTTGTCTAAAGGAGATACAAGACTTAGTAGATAGGCTCTCAAAAGAAGACCCAGAATTTAAAGCAACTGTTGAAATATCTACACAAACAAGAACATCTTACACAGGAAAATCAGCTAAAGTTCCAAATATGAAAGAAGCGTGGAAAATTGACAAAGGCCATCCCTTTGTGTACGCAGCTTCAACTGCTTTAAAATGTGTCGGGCAACCTGTAAAATATGGATACTGGGATTTTGGAACTGATCTGTCTAAAATATGTGGAACTGACAAGAAGCCAGCTATAGGGTATTCTCCAATGCAGGAACAGTATTGCCACAGACCAATTGATAAAGTTAGGATAGATTATATGGAAAAGAGCATAGCGGGCAACGCAGCTATATTCTTAAGTCTCGTCGAACTTCCGAAAGAGAGCTTTAGACTATAG
- a CDS encoding thermonuclease family protein — protein MKKIVVFLLILFLSSCCLDTIKTRYFPPIELDTVTVTKVIDGDTIEILIDGENVRVRLVGIDTPEPYSNNNEKKWYGLPDDHLRKWGIEAFDYTNKRLYKKEVNISYDAVQGQKDEFGRALAYIYIDNKNFNLELVENGYARVYTEKKSDLYLKLIEAETKARINKIGLWKYPLQDD, from the coding sequence ATGAAAAAAATAGTGGTATTTTTATTAATTTTATTCCTTTCATCTTGCTGTCTTGACACAATTAAAACAAGATATTTCCCCCCTATTGAATTAGATACTGTTACTGTCACAAAAGTAATAGATGGCGACACTATCGAAATTCTAATAGATGGAGAAAATGTAAGAGTTAGACTTGTTGGGATAGATACCCCCGAGCCTTATTCAAATAATAATGAAAAAAAATGGTATGGACTTCCTGATGACCATCTAAGAAAATGGGGAATTGAAGCTTTTGATTATACTAACAAAAGATTGTATAAAAAAGAAGTTAATATTTCCTATGACGCAGTACAAGGACAAAAAGATGAATTTGGAAGGGCATTGGCATATATCTATATAGATAATAAAAATTTTAATTTGGAACTAGTTGAAAATGGATATGCAAGAGTATATACTGAAAAAAAATCAGATTTATACCTTAAACTAATTGAGGCTGAAACTAAAGCCAGAATAAATAAAATTGGATTATGGAAATACCCTTTACAAGATGATTAA
- a CDS encoding MFS transporter yields the protein MSDLMTKSPKLDFKTYRLLIFLIIGVGYLLVFFHRVAPAVVAIDMMADLKVGAILIGFLASGYFYPYAIMQLPTGILSDSWGPRKTITLFFLIASVGSVLLGLSTDISSAVFGRILVGLGASTLYVCALKILSQWYKGEEFATMTGFLIAIGGIGLLVSTIPLALLSNAVGWRIPFILTGVITLILAVIVWIFVKNSPQEIDMSIITLDKSSKDNEGMPLLGMPEVVKNSATSKKRVSIFDSSIKVLSHKHYWPASIWMFCTMAIYLSFGGLWGGPYLIQIYDMTKVEASRVLSMIAVGMIIGSPLMGLLSDRIIKRRKIVVNTSSAILFLIMAFLYFRVSSIPTIGLYLICLGIGIFSVGTVAIGYALIKDLFPIEIAGTSTGIANFFPFLMGALYQPLMGYILELNGKIGESYTVMGYQNAFLVLFISSIIACIASFFIKETNSKSKR from the coding sequence ATGAGTGATCTAATGACTAAATCGCCAAAACTTGATTTTAAGACTTATCGTTTGTTAATTTTTTTAATTATTGGCGTTGGTTACCTTCTAGTCTTCTTTCATAGAGTTGCACCGGCAGTTGTTGCTATAGATATGATGGCCGACTTAAAAGTAGGTGCTATACTGATAGGATTCTTAGCATCTGGATATTTTTACCCATATGCTATAATGCAACTTCCTACAGGCATTCTATCTGATTCTTGGGGACCAAGAAAAACAATTACCTTGTTCTTTTTAATTGCTTCAGTTGGTTCTGTACTACTTGGACTATCCACAGATATTTCTTCAGCAGTATTTGGAAGAATACTTGTAGGACTTGGGGCTTCAACATTATATGTTTGCGCTCTAAAAATTTTATCTCAATGGTATAAAGGTGAGGAGTTTGCAACAATGACTGGGTTTTTGATAGCCATAGGTGGTATAGGGCTATTAGTATCAACTATACCCCTTGCACTCTTATCAAATGCAGTTGGGTGGAGGATACCATTTATTCTAACTGGCGTAATTACATTAATCCTGGCAGTGATTGTTTGGATTTTTGTTAAAAATTCTCCTCAAGAAATTGATATGTCTATAATTACATTAGACAAATCGTCTAAAGATAATGAAGGCATGCCACTACTTGGTATGCCTGAAGTTGTTAAGAATAGTGCCACCTCTAAAAAAAGAGTTTCTATATTTGATAGTTCAATAAAAGTATTAAGCCATAAACATTATTGGCCGGCTTCAATATGGATGTTTTGTACGATGGCCATATATCTCTCTTTTGGAGGTCTTTGGGGAGGGCCTTATCTAATACAAATATATGATATGACAAAAGTTGAAGCTAGTAGAGTTTTATCTATGATAGCAGTTGGCATGATTATAGGAAGTCCTCTGATGGGTTTATTGTCAGACCGTATAATCAAAAGAAGAAAAATTGTAGTTAACACCTCAAGTGCAATATTGTTTCTAATAATGGCATTTCTTTATTTCAGAGTATCCTCTATACCTACAATAGGATTATATCTAATTTGCTTGGGCATTGGAATATTTTCTGTAGGTACTGTAGCAATTGGTTATGCTTTGATAAAAGATCTTTTCCCTATTGAAATTGCAGGAACATCTACAGGGATAGCTAACTTTTTCCCATTTCTTATGGGTGCATTGTATCAGCCTTTGATGGGATATATCCTAGAACTCAATGGCAAAATAGGCGAGTCTTATACTGTAATGGGATACCAGAATGCATTTTTAGTTTTATTTATATCGTCTATTATTGCATGTATCGCTAGTTTCTTTATAAAAGAAACAAACAGTAAATCTAAAAGATAA
- a CDS encoding asparaginase, whose translation MIIKIFVTGGTFDKEYNEIKGELFFKNTHLPEMLDMGRCRISVDIRTLMMIDSLNMTKEDREIILENCKNTKEDYILITHGTDTMIETAKILASNIKNKTIVLTGAMIPYKFGSSDGLFNLGSALAFVQTLPKGIYIAMNGRYFHWDKVRKNKDLGEFEDIEPDLV comes from the coding sequence ATGATTATAAAAATATTTGTTACTGGGGGAACTTTCGATAAAGAGTATAATGAAATAAAAGGCGAATTATTTTTCAAAAACACACATCTGCCTGAAATGCTAGATATGGGGAGATGCAGAATTTCTGTAGATATTAGAACATTGATGATGATTGATAGTCTTAATATGACGAAAGAAGATAGAGAAATTATTCTTGAAAACTGCAAAAATACCAAAGAGGATTACATATTAATAACTCATGGGACTGACACTATGATAGAAACTGCAAAGATACTCGCATCAAATATCAAAAACAAAACAATAGTATTGACTGGTGCGATGATTCCATACAAATTTGGAAGTTCAGATGGTTTATTCAATTTAGGTAGTGCTCTGGCCTTTGTCCAGACATTGCCTAAAGGGATATATATAGCAATGAATGGAAGATATTTTCATTGGGATAAGGTAAGAAAAAATAAAGACCTTGGAGAATTTGAGGATATAGAACCAGATTTAGTATAA
- a CDS encoding PH domain-containing protein, whose translation MVEISKTKLGEEFRPSVKLKNLYYVYFLLILVFGILSWFLPTIVMVYFFSSQTVKIIVMAITIIPLVAILIFTLYWIPKYYSSIFYKMTETEITWNRGVWFKVMGVVPYNRITNIDVKQGPISRGLGLASLKIQTAGYSVSSASGSFSEIKIDGMENYSEIRDILMDRVRGKKPVAVETYETQEQDIIMKEIVKIRKILEEKL comes from the coding sequence ATGGTGGAAATATCTAAAACAAAATTAGGTGAAGAGTTCAGACCCTCAGTAAAGTTGAAAAATCTTTATTATGTCTACTTTTTGTTAATCCTTGTTTTTGGCATTCTTTCCTGGTTTTTACCTACAATAGTTATGGTATACTTCTTTTCTTCCCAAACTGTAAAGATAATTGTAATGGCAATAACAATTATCCCCTTAGTAGCTATACTAATTTTTACCCTTTATTGGATACCCAAATACTATTCTTCAATATTCTATAAAATGACTGAAACTGAAATTACATGGAATAGGGGCGTTTGGTTTAAAGTAATGGGTGTTGTTCCATACAATAGAATAACTAACATTGATGTAAAACAGGGACCAATATCTAGGGGATTAGGATTAGCTTCTTTAAAAATACAAACTGCAGGATACTCTGTTTCTTCAGCATCTGGAAGTTTTTCTGAGATAAAAATAGATGGCATGGAAAATTATTCTGAGATAAGGGATATCTTAATGGATCGAGTCAGGGGTAAAAAACCTGTTGCAGTTGAAACTTATGAAACGCAGGAGCAAGATATTATTATGAAAGAAATTGTAAAAATTAGAAAAATATTGGAAGAAAAACTATAG
- a CDS encoding prenyltransferase, which produces MALTKIRIFGLIKMGRPFVLVAGLLAYLVGISIAYGEIKSIDSSKAVFGFILMISGTLMAHYLDEYADIDTDSITRRTLYSGGSGVLPSGIVPTNWAIYSAFFFLIVTLTIMFISIYTKILSPIIILIVIPALFGGWIYSMPPFSLERKGLGEVDNAILGGFFMTLIGYSAQTGTITFNSILSLIPIFLAVFVNLLGVHWSDRTADEFVGKLTIAVRLGGETRFLFYFLVFLTYFFTFLLIGKVITFKVGIFILLTIPFGVYCSYKFTKTKTPMLSSAFMALIMLSMIFGNFLD; this is translated from the coding sequence ATGGCTTTAACTAAAATCCGGATTTTTGGATTAATCAAAATGGGAAGGCCTTTTGTATTAGTTGCCGGACTATTAGCTTATCTTGTTGGTATTTCTATAGCTTATGGTGAAATCAAGTCAATTGACTCCTCAAAAGCAGTATTTGGATTCATATTAATGATATCTGGAACTTTAATGGCTCACTATTTAGACGAATATGCGGACATAGACACCGATAGTATAACTAGGAGAACCCTTTATTCAGGAGGTAGTGGAGTTTTACCTTCGGGCATAGTTCCAACTAATTGGGCTATATACTCTGCCTTTTTTTTCTTAATTGTTACTTTAACTATAATGTTTATTTCCATCTATACTAAAATTTTATCACCTATTATAATTTTGATAGTAATACCTGCACTTTTCGGAGGCTGGATTTATTCAATGCCACCTTTTTCTCTAGAGCGAAAAGGGCTTGGTGAAGTAGACAATGCGATACTAGGTGGATTTTTTATGACATTAATTGGATACAGTGCACAAACTGGAACGATAACATTTAACTCAATATTGAGTTTAATTCCAATTTTCTTAGCTGTTTTCGTTAATCTTCTGGGAGTTCACTGGTCAGATAGAACTGCAGATGAATTTGTTGGTAAATTAACAATTGCCGTAAGATTAGGCGGAGAAACACGTTTCTTATTTTATTTTCTAGTTTTTTTGACATATTTTTTCACTTTTCTATTAATTGGAAAAGTAATTACGTTTAAAGTAGGTATTTTTATTTTACTTACAATACCTTTCGGAGTTTATTGCTCTTATAAATTTACTAAAACAAAGACCCCCATGTTAAGTTCGGCTTTTATGGCATTAATAATGCTTTCAATGATTTTTGGGAATTTTTTAGATTGA